The sequence below is a genomic window from Bactrocera neohumeralis isolate Rockhampton chromosome 4, APGP_CSIRO_Bneo_wtdbg2-racon-allhic-juicebox.fasta_v2, whole genome shotgun sequence.
AGTGGCGACGTTCACTCACCAAAAATGAGTTATTATTATCTTGTTGTTCTCTACTTTGTCTATGTATACTGCTGTAGCTTTGACGTTCACTAGGGAAAACCGAACTCGATGGCTCCTCGTGCAAGTTTAAAATACTCTTGCGATGAATTTTACCATTCGATGTAAGACTACCTATCTGATTGGAATCGTTAGAAATAGATTTTCGATGAAATACTGAGTTCGTAACGTTCGTATCGGCAGTGAAGTCGCTTCTTCGATGATGAAAATGTTTGGATACTGTAGCAGCTGAAGAACTAGATTTCGTTTTTGACGAGCAGCTTTCAACGGCTGTGGACTTTTGTTGAGTGGTATGTGTTTGATCTGACATAAATTTAGCCGATCCAGCAGCGTTTAGCTTTGCTGATGCGCTCTGCATTTCTCCAAACTTGCATTGGGTGGAGTGTGTTTGACCGGTGACTTCTCCCATTGTTGTACTGGATAATACTCTTTCAGAAGTGTTGCCAATTTTACTAGTTTTGAATTGTGCCGAGGAGGACTCATGCGACGAAGCGTTCATGCGGGTATcaatcattttattttcctttctaATACGATTTTCGGTCATAGAAATTGCCTCGTCGTGTTTATTTTCAACGTTTACAATGTTCTTAACATTGTTGGTCTTTGCAACATTCTCTATGACATTCACTCTCTCTTGTCGTTTAACATATTCTGTTTCTGGTTCTTTCTTAACCCGACCACCTATTACTGTAGTTACCTTTTTCGTCGATACTACTACTAAACCGTCAACGGGTTTATCCGAACTTACATTTGCGGCAGGAATTGCTTGTTTGCCAGAAACAAAGTTCATTTGATTAGTCGTTTTCAAAATGGCGTTATCCTCTCCAAGAGTTATAGATGATTTGTTATGAGAATACTTCGATCGGACAGCCTTTTGTACTACTTTAGTGCTGTCTAATCTTGAACTTTGCTTTTCATTGTAGTCATCTCTTCTGGAAACCTGAAGAGTGCCCTCTAGTTTGAGATTGTCTACTGGACGTTTTACAACCACCTTTTCAGTAgcagttttcaaaagtttagaATCGGTTCTATCTGTAGATGAAATATACATGTGTCCTTCTGGCCTAAGATTATCTTCCGGTTTTACTTGTTTTGGACGCTCAGCCGGCTGATATTGCTGTTTTTCCTTACTGTAGAAAGTGCCTTCAGGTTTAAGGTTATTACGTGGCACAATTTTGTCTGGTCTCTTAACACCCACGTGCTTTTCCGTCTCTGTAAAGGTCATCTCCCCCTCCATTCTTAAATTATCTTTGTGAATGACTCGTCTCACTTTTTCAGCCGGTTTAAATCCGGGTTTATCAGGAGTGTAAAATTCACCCTCCGTTCTTAAATTATCAGAGGGTACAACCTTTTCGGGCCTATTTACATACTGATACTGATTTTTCTCTGCAAACGTCATTTCTCCTTCCATGTGTAAATTATCTTTTCGGACAATGCGTTTTGTTTTCTCGGCGGGCTTGAATGATGTTTTCTCGGGTACGGTAAATTCACCCTCCACTTTTAAATTGTCTTTGGGTTTTTTCACTACAGGTCGTTCACCAGACTTGTATGAAGGCTTCTCCACTTTATAAAATTCGCCTTCAGGTCTTAGGTTATCTGTAGGTTTTATTTGATCCGGCTTTTTAACAAACTCATATTCCGTTTTCTCGGTAAATATAATTTCTCCTTCCGTACGAAGGTTGTCCTTTCTAATAATTCGCTCACTTTTTTCAGCAGGTCTAAACGCAATTTTTTCTGGTACATAAATGTTTCCCTCTGATTTGAGATTATCTTGTGGTTTTTTCGGAACAGGACGTTCGGCGGGTTTATACCCAGGTTTCTCTGGCTTATAAAATTCTCCCTCAGGCCGTAGATTATCTGCATGCTTTACTTGTGACGGTCGCTCACCGTGTCTGAATTTTGGTTTATCGGGAGAATAAAATTCTCCTTCAGGCTTCAAATTATCCTCCGGACGCTTCTGTACGGGACGTTCGGCTGGTTTATACCCAGGCTTCTCTGGTGTATAAAACTCTCCCTCAGGGCGTAGATTGTCTGCATGCTTTACTTGTGATGGACGCTCTCCGGGTTGGAATTTTGGTTTATCGGGAGAATAAAATTCTCCTTCGGGCTTCAAATTATCCTCCGGACGCTTCTGTACAGGACGTTCGGCTGGTTTATACCCTGGTTTCTCTGGTGTATAAAACTCTCCTTCAGGCCGTAGGTTATCTGCATGTTTTACTTGTGATGGCCGCTCTCCGGGTTGGAATTTTGGTTTATCGGGAGAATAAAATTCTCCTTCGGGCTTCAAATTATCTTCCGGACGCTTCTGTACAGGACGTTCCGCTGGTTTATACCCAGGCTTCTCTGGTGTATAAAACTCTCCCTCAGGGCGTAGATTGTCTGCATGCTTTACTTGTGATGGACGCTCTCCGGGTTGGAATTTTGGTTTATCAGGAGAATAAAATTCTCCTTCAGGCTTCAAATTATCCTCCGGACGCTTCTGTACGGGACGTTCGGCTGGTTTATACCCAGGTTTCTCTGGTGTATAAAACTCTCCCTCAGGGCGTAGATTGTCTGCATGCTTTACTTGTGATGGACGCTCTCCTGGTTGGAATTTTGGTTTATCGGGAGAATAAAATTCTCCTTCGGGCTTCAAATTATCCTCCGGACGCTTCTGTACAGGACGTTCGGCTGGTTTATACCCAGGTTTCTCTGGTGTATAAAATTCTCCCTCAGGCCGCAGGTTATCTGCATGCTTTACTTGTGATGGCCGCTCTCCGGGTTGGAATTTTGGTTTATCGGGAGAATAAAATTCTCCTTCAGGCTTCAAATTATCCTCCGGACGCTTCTGTACGGGACGTTCGGCTGGTTTATACCCAGGTTTCTCTGGTGTATAAAACTCTCCCTCAGGGCGTAGATTGTCTGCATGCTTTACTTGTGATGGACGCTCTCCTGGTTGGAATTTTGGTTTATCGGGAGAATAAAATTCTCCTTCGGGCTTCAAATTATCCTCCGGACGCTTCTGTACAGGACGTTCGGCTGGTTTATACCCAGGTTTCTCTGGTGTATAAAATTCTCCCTCAGGCCGTAGGTTATCTGCATGCTTTACTTGTGATGGACGCTCTCCTGGTTGGAATTTTGGTTTATCGGGAGAATAAAATTCTCCTTCAGGCTTCAAATTATCCTCTGGCCGCTTCTGTGTGGGACGTTCGGCCGGTTTATACCCAGGTTTCTGTGGAGTGTAAAATTCTCCTTCTGGCCGAAGATTGTCTACATGTTTCACTTGTGACGGCCGCTCGCCAGGTtggaattttggtttttctggGGTATAAAACTCTCCTTCTGGCTTTAAATTGTCTGTAGGCTTCACTTGCTCTGGCCTGCtaacaaattcatatttttcttttgtttcgaAAGTCATTTCACCTTCAGTGCGTAAGTTATCCTTCCTAATAATACGTTCGACTTTTTCTGCTGGCCTATAACCAGGCTTTCCAGGTGTGTAAAACTCGCCCTCAGGACGTAAGTTATCTTTTGGCTTCTTCTGAGTAGGTCGTTCGGCGGGTATGTAATCGGATTTTTCTGGAGAATAAAACTCGCCTTCTGTTCGAAGATTATCTTCAGGCTTCTTTTGTATTGGACGCTCTGCGGGCCTATAACTTGTTTTCTCAGGTATATAAAACTCACCTTCAGGCTTTAAGTTATCTTCGCGTCTAATAACTAACGGAGTCTCAGCTGCCTGATATTTTGGTTTTTCGGGAGTATAGAAATCACCCTCGGGTTTGAGATTATCAGTGGGTTTAATCTGATCAGGTCTAATGACAAACGTATATTCttcttttctttcaaaattcatttcacCTTCTGAGCGGAGATTGTCTTTCCTTATAATACGTTCAACCTTTTCAGCCGGTTTGTATACTAACTTCTCTGGTACTGTAAACGCACCTTCGGGTCTCAAGTTATCCTCAGGTTTAATTTGAGAAGGTCGTTCTGAAACTTGATACATTGGCTTTTCTGGAGTGTAAAATTCTCCCTCTGGTTTGAGGTTATCAATAGGTTTGACTTGCTCAGGTCTATTAACAAATTGATAATCTTCTTTTACTTCAAATATCATCTCCCCTTCAGTTCGCAAGTTATCTTTTCTTATTATTCGTTCTGTTCTTTCAGCTGGAGTGTAAGTGGTTTTCTCTGGAACAGTGAACTCTCCTTCAGGTCGTAAATTATCAAGAGGTTTTTTTTGAGTTGGCCTCTCCGCCGGCCGGTAACCAGGTTTTTCGGGTGTATAAAATTCACCTTCTGGTTTAAGGTTGTCTTCATGCTTGACTGGAGAAGGCCGATCTGCTGgaacaaaatcgactttttgtGGTTTATAAAACTCCCCGTCCGGTTTCAAATTATCTTCCCGTCTAATAATCAATGGCTTTTCGGCTGGCTGATACTTCGATTTTTCCGGAGCGTAGAATTCGCCTTCCGGTTTTAGATTATCAGTGGGTTTCAATTGCTCTGGCCTAACAACAAACTGATATTCTTCCTTCGTTTCAAAAGTCATCTCACCTTCTGAGCGCAAGTTATCCTTTCTAACAATACGTTCGACTTTTTCCGCTGGTTGGTAAGGTGTTTTCTGCGGAATAGTGAATTCACCTTCTGGTCTTAAATTGTCCTCAGGTTTCTTTGCAATAGGTCGGTCAGCGGACTGGTAGTCTGGTTTATCAGGAGCATAAAACTCTCCCTCCTGTCTCAAATTGTCTTGGGGTTTTTTCTGAGTTGGGCGTTCCGCAGGTTCAAAACCAGGTTTCTCGGGTGTATAGAATTCACCCTCCGGTTTTAAATTATCCTTATGTCGAATTTGCACTGGCTTTTCAGCAGGTTGGTATTTTGGTTTTTCTGGGGTATAGAATTCTCCTTCCGGTCTAAGATTATCTACCGGTTTGACTTGCTCTGGTCTATTTACAAATTGATATTCttctttcttttcaaaaataatttcccCTTCTGAGCGCAAGTTGTCTTTCCTTACTACACGAACAGTTTTTTCGGCgggtttatatatttctttttcggGAATCATGAACTCGCCTTCCGGTCTTAAGTTATCTTCAGGTTTCAATTGAGTAGGTCTTTCAGCAGCCTTAAATTCCTGCTTGTCTGGTACATAAAACTCACCTTCTGGACGCAAATTATCTTCTGGCCGCTTTTGAATTGGACGCTCTGCTGGTGTGAAACCTGGTTTTTGTGGAGTATAGAATTCGCCTTCGGGTTTTAAGTTATCTTCGTGTCTGATTTGTAAAGGTTTTTCAGCTGGCTTATATATTGATTTCTCTGGAGCATAAAACTCGCCTTCTGGCTTTAGATTATCAGTGGGTTTCACTTGATTGGGCCTAATAACAAACTGATATTCTTCTTTTGTTTCGAATGTCATTTCACCTTCTGTGCGTAAATTGTCCTTTCTAATAACACGTTCAATTTTTTCAGCAGGTTTATACATTTCTTTTTCCGGAACAAGAAACTCGCCTTCAGGTTTCAAATTATCTATAGGTTTCTTTTGCGTTGGACGTTCGGCGGGTTGATAAGTGGGTTTCTCGTGTTTATAGAACTCCCCTTCTGGTTTCAAATTGTCTTCTGGGCGTTTCTGAGTTGGACGTTCTGCTGGCCTATATCCAGGTTTTTCTGGAGTGTAAAATTCTCCCTCAGGGCGAAGGTTGTCCTCTGGTCTAACTTGTGTAGGACGTTCTCCTGGTTGAAACTTTGTTTTCTCTGGTGAATAGAAATCACCTTCTGGCTTCAAATTATCTTCCGGCCGTTTCTGAGTTGGACGTTCTGCTGGTCTAAATCCGGGCTTCTCAGGAGTGTAAAATTCGCCTTCGGGTCGCAAATTGTCAGCATGTCGTACTTGAGTGGGACGCTCTCCAGGTTGGAACTTAGGTTTCTCTGGTGAATAGAAATCACCTTCTGGCTTCAAATTATCCTCTGGCCGTTTCTGAGTTGGACGTTCTGCTGGCCTAAATCCAGTTTTTTCTGGAGTGTAAAATTCACCCTCAGGCCTAAGGTTGTCCTCTGGTCTAACTTGTGTGGGACGTTCTCCTGGTTGGAACTTTGTCTTCTCTGGTGTATAGAACTCGCCTTCTGGTCTCAAATTATCTTCCGGTTTCTTCTGAACTGGACGTTCAGCGGGTCTAAATCCAGGTTTTTCGGGAGTGTAAAATTCACCCTCAGGCCTAAGGTTGTCCTCTGGTCTAACTTGTGTGGGACGTTCTCCTGGTTGGAACTTTGTCTTCTCTGGTGTATAGAACTCGCCTTCTGGTCTCAAATTATCTTCTGGCTTCTTTTGAGTTGGACGTTCAGCTGGTCTAAATCCGGGCTTCTCAGGAGTGTAAAATTCGCCTTCGGGTTTCAAATTATCAGCATGTCGTACTTGTGTGGGGCGCTCTCCAGGTTGGAACTTTGGTTTCTCTGGTGAATAGAAATCACCTTCTGGTTTCAAATTATCCTCTGGCCGTTTCTGAGTTGGACGTTCTGCTGGCCTATATCCAGGTTTTTCTGGAGTGTAAAATTCACCCTCAGGCCGAAGGTTGTCCTCTGGTCTAACTTGTGTAGGACGTTCTCCTGGTTgaaactttgttttttctggTGCATAAAACTCTCCTTCTGGTCTCAAATTATCTTCTGGCTTCTTTTGAGTTGGACGTTCAGCTGGTCTAAATCCGGGCTTCTCAGGAGTGTAAAATTCGCCTTCGGGTCGCAAATTATCAGCATGTCGTACTTGAGTGGGACGCTCTCCAGGTTGGAACTTAGGTTTCTCTGGTGAATAGAAATCACCTTCTGGCTTCAAATTATCCTCTGGCCGTTTCTGAGTTGGACGTTCTGCTGGCCTAAATCCAGTTTTTTCTGGAGTGTAAAATTCACCCTCAGGCCTAAGGTTGTCCTCTGGTCTAACTTGTGTGGGACGTTCTCCTGGTTGGAACTTTGTCTTCTCTGGTGTATAGAACTCGCCTTCTGGTCTCAAATTATCTTCCGGTTTCTTCTGAACTGGACGTTCAGCGGGTCTAAATCCAGGTTTTTCGGGAGTGTAAAATTCACCCTCAGGCCTAAGGTTGTCCTCTGGTCTAACTTGTGTGGGACGTTCTCCTGGTTGGAACTTTGTCTTCTCTGGTGTATAGAACTCGCCTTCTGGTCTCAAATTATCTTCTGGTTTCTTTTGAGTTGGACGTTCAGCTGGTCTAAATCCGGGCTTCTCAGGAGTGTAAAATTCGCCTTCGGGTTTCAAATTATCAGCATGTCGTACTTGTGTGGGGCGCTCTCCAGGTTGGAACTTTGGTTTCTCTGGTGAATAGAAATCACCTTCTGGTTTCAAATTATCCTCTGGCCGTTTCTGAGTTGGACGTTCTGCTGGCCTATATCCAGGTTTTTCTGGAGTGTAAAATTCACCCTCAGGCCGAAGGTTGTCCTCTGGTCTAACTTGTGTAGGACGTTCTCCTGGTTgaaactttgttttttctggTGCATAAAACTCTCCTTCTGGTCTCAAATTATCTTCTGGCTTCTTTTGAGTTGGACGTTCAGCTGGTCTAAATCCGGGCTTCTCAGGAGTGTAAAATTCGCCTTCGGGTCGCAAATTATCAGCATGTCGTACTTGTGTGGGACGCTCTCCAGGTTGGAACTTTGGTTTCTCTGGTGAATAGAAATCACCTTCTGGTTTCAAATTGTCTTCTGGCTTCTTTTGAGTTGGACGTTCAGCGGGTCTAAACCCATGTTTTTCAGGAGTGTAAAACTCACCCTCAGGCCGAAGGTTGTCCTCTGGTCTAACTTGTGTGGGACGTTCCCCTGGTTgaaactttgttttttctggTGCATAAAACTCTCCTTCTGGTCTCAAATTATCTTCTGGCTTCTTTTGAGTTGGACGTTCAGCTGGTCTAAATCCGGGCTTCTCAGGAGTGTAAAATTCGCCTTCGGGTTTCAAATTATCAGCATGTCGTACTTGTGTGGGGCGCTCTCCAGGTTGGAACTTTGGTTTCTCTGGTGAATAGAAATCACCTTCTGGTTTCAAATTATCCTCTGGCCGTTTCTGAGTTGGACGTTCTGCTGGCCTATATCCAGGTTTTTCTGGAGTGTAAAATTCACCCTCAGGCCGAAGGTTGTCCTCTGGTCTAACTTGTGTAGGACGTTCTCCTGGTTgaaactttgttttttctggTGCATAAAACTCTCCTTCTGGTCTCAAATTATCTTCTGGCTTCTTTTGAGTTGGACGTTCAGCTGGTCTAAATCCGGGCTTCTCAGGAGTGTAAAATTCGCCTTCGGGTCGCAAATTATCAGCATGTCGTACTTGTGTGGGACGCTCTCCAGGTTGGAACTTTGGTTTCTCTGGTGAATAGAAATCACCTTCTGGTTTCAAATTGTCTTCTGGCTTCTTTTGAGTTGGACGTTCAGCGGGTCTAAACCCATGTTTTTCAGGAGTGTAAAACTCACCCTCAGGCCGAAGGTTGTCCTCTGGTCTAACTTGTGTGGGACGTTCCCCTGGTTgaaactttgttttttctggTGCATAAAACTCTCCTTCTGGTCTCAAATTATCTTCTGGCTTCTTTTGAGTTGGACGTTCAGCTGGTCTAAATCCGGGCTTCTCAGGAGTGTAAAATTCACCCTCAGGCCTAAGGTTGTCCTCTGGTCTAACTTGTGTAGGACGTTCTCCTGGTTGATACTTTGATTTTTCTGGTGTATAGAACTCGCCTTCTGGTCTCAAATTATCTTCTGGCTTCTTTTGAGTTGGACGTTCAGCTGGTCTAAATCCGGGCTTCTCAGGAGTGTAAAATTCGCCTTCGGGTCGCAAGTTGTCAGCATGTCTAACTTGTGTGGGACGCTCTCCAGGTTGGAACTTTGGTTTCTCTGGTGAATAGAACTCGCCTTCTGGTCTCAAATTATCTTCTGGCTTTTTCTGAGTTGGACGTTCAGCTGGTCTAAACCCAGGTTTTTCAGGAGTGTAAAACTCACCCTCAGGCCTAAGGTTGTCCTCTGGTCTAACTTGTGTAGGACGTTCTCCTGGTTGGAACTTTGACTTTTCTGGTGTATAGAACTCGCCTTCTGGTCTCAAATTATCTTCTGGTTTCTTCTGAACTGGACGTTCAGCAGGCCTAAATCCAGGTTTTTCGGGAGTGTAAAATTCACCCTCAGGGCGAAGGTTGTCCCCTGGTCTAACTTGTGTTGGACGTTCTCCTGGTTGAAACTGTGCCTTTTCGGGTGTATAGAACTCGCCTTCTGGTCTCAAATTATCTTCTGGCTTCTTCTGAACTGGACGTTCAGCAGGCCTAAATCCAGGTTTTTCTGGAGTGTAAAACTCGCCTTCTGGTTGCAAATTGTCAGCATGTCTTACTTGCGTGGGACGCTCTCCTGGTTGGAATTTTATCTTCTCTGGTTTATAGAATTCTCCTTCTGGTTTCAAATTGTCTTCTGGTTTCGTTTGTGTAGGACGTTCAGCAGGTCTAAATCCGGGTTTTTCAGGCGTATAAAACTCTCCTTCCGATTTAAGATTATCAATTGGTTTGATTTGTTCCGGCCTACTCACAAATGTGTATTCTTCTTTTACGTCAAATATCATTTCTCCTTCTGTTTTGAGATTGTCTTTTCTTATTACTCGTGTTGTCTGTTCCGCTGGTGCATACGAGATCTTTTCCGGCACTATGAATTCACCTTCAGGGCGGAGATTGTCCTCTGGTTTCTTTTGTAACGGGCGTTCTGTTGATTGATAGACTGGTTTGTCGGGAGTGTAGAAATCTCCTTCCGGTTTTAGGTTgtctttatatttaatttgagtAGGTTTTTCTGCTGGAACatacgttgttttttctggcaTATAAAATTCACCTTCAGATTTGAGGTTATCAGTGGGTTTGACTGGCAGAGGCCTTATTACATATTGATATTCCTCTTTTTCCGTAAATGTCATTTCTCCTTCACTGCGCAAGTTGTCTTTTCTAATTATGCGTTCCGTTCTTTCAGCCGGTTGGAATGGAATTTTTTCGGGAACTATAAATTCTCCCTCAGGTTTCAAATTGTCCTCGGGTTTTATTAAAGTGACTTGCTCGTCAATGTCGTACAAAAGTTTTAATCGAGATTCTTCGAGATCCTTTTTAGACCAAGTGTTGGACCTTATTCGCGTTTGAGATTCGTCCAGCAAAtctattaattaacaaaaaacgcagttcttaatttaaacaaaggatatattgtatatactataGACTTTACCTATAGTCTCTATTATAGCATCCGTCTTCTTAACGCTTGAAGCACAATGGTGGCGACTGAAAtgagcatacatatatgatattttgatataaaatgcTAATTTAAAGCCAATTATAAAGAACCAACATTTCTAAAAGCTAATTATTTATATTGCTTACCCGCAAGTGCAGAT
It includes:
- the LOC126756767 gene encoding uncharacterized protein LOC126756767 isoform X12, translating into MVSKGSKKKQQQISVSDSKNAASTSSTTSSSSKTVVHTAGTEAASTSSSAVGVTSTSSPTWTKTSQTLQKSESAASNKSMLATTHSGTQSQLQSTLFKSSSSSSSHTESRSEQKQRRQQIEQQQQQQQEQLYEIVSDVGSIGGGQSAPIASIMSDTLKSTKASSSSSSFQQKSEYYEEISNDFSNAKIISSIDLLESDKKEPVFSVPIDVIEIVGSGSSSIGSNYNKAYLSSSQSQTGIMTSTSSSNFAHIESASSSSKVIDGGITITDMSTENSKSISSTSNTAKSGKVTSTNVEMTSSSNKFLTNDVNNSSTEVNSYTSYSTIDGKAINGATTPVIAPLITSPAKTQQTSTAFTKSTQRAIDDDSHSITSTAHSEITSQGDSTSLTETAKNLKSDVVVSGSSRQLASNVTNKSTKKSSIIEQNISEQTIEESSLKKSKSTSKKEVYDVKTKRWTELNEKTGTGATNKKQPTIERYVSRESDGTYKITYKKKIFDQRANKWKIVEEKTVDSAHDTHYPEIVDDVINTTTTTYTTKVYDTKTGEWKIVEEKSFVDSKAFVPNDIVREIEKDNTDVANITTTTEVTKIFDASLNDWRVLDEKTHTDVIERIVETPKKTIYIDEFVEIEKNVQITEDSENITNERTNTSKRKDITTNIYDEVDDVKREKLTTSDSRIRGVDKKETFGSKHTDMCICEICTCGRHHCASSVKKTDAIIETIDLLDESQTRIRSNTWSKKDLEESRLKLLYDIDEQVTLIKPEDNLKPEGEFIVPEKIPFQPAERTERIIRKDNLRSEGEMTFTEKEEYQYVIRPLPVKPTDNLKSEGEFYMPEKTTYVPAEKPTQIKYKDNLKPEGDFYTPDKPVYQSTERPLQKKPEDNLRPEGEFIVPEKISYAPAEQTTRVIRKDNLKTEGEMIFDVKEEYTFVSRPEQIKPIDNLKSEGEFYTPEKPGFRPAERPTQKKPEDNLRPEGEFYSPEKPKFQPGERPTQVRHADNLRPEGEFYTPEKPGFRPAERPTQKKPEDNLRPEGEFYTPEKSKYQPGERPTQVRPEDNLRPEGEFYTPEKPGFRPAERPTQKKPEDNLRPEGEFYAPEKTKFQPGERPTQVRPEDNLRPEGEFYTPEKHGFRPAERPTQKKPEDNLKPEGDFYSPEKPKFQPGERPTQVRHADNLRPEGEFYTPEKPGFRPAERPTQKKPEDNLRPEGEFYAPEKTKFQPGERPTQVRPEDNLRPEGEFYTPEKPGYRPAERPTQKRPEDNLKPEGDFYSPEKPKFQPGERPTQVRHADNLKPEGEFYTPEKPGFRPAERPTQKKPEDNLRPEGEFYAPEKTKFQPGERPTQVRPEDNLRPEGEFYTPEKHGFRPAERPTQKKPEDNLKPEGDFYSPEKPKFQPGERPTQVRHADNLRPEGEFYTPEKPGFRPAERPTQKKPEDNLRPEGEFYAPEKTKFQPGERPTQVRPEDNLRPEGEFYTPEKPGYRPAERPTQKRPEDNLKPEGEFYTPEKTKFQPGERPTQVRPEDNLRPEGEFYTPEKPGFRPAERPVQKKPEDNLRPEGEFYTPEKTKFQPGERPTQVRPEDNLRPEGEFYTPEKPGFRPAERPTQKKPEDNLRPEGEFYAPEKTKFQPGERPTQVRPEDNLRPEGEFYTPEKPGYRPAERPTQKRPEDNLKPEGDFYSPEKPKFQPGERPTQVRPEDNLRPEGEFYTPEKPGFRPAERPVQKKPEDNLRPEGEFYTPEKTKFQPGERPTQVRPEDNLRPEGEFYTPEKTGFRPAERPTQKRPEDNLKPEGDFYSPEKPKFQPGERPTQVRHADNLRPEGEFYTPEKPGFRPAERPTQKRPEDNLKPEGDFYSPEKTKFQPGERPTQVRPEDNLRPEGEFYTPEKPGYRPAERPTQKRPEDNLKPEGEFYKHEKPTYQPAERPTQKKPIDNLKPEGEFLVPEKEMYKPAEKIERVIRKDNLRTEGEMTFETKEEYQFVIRPNQVKPTDNLKPEGEFYAPEKSIYKPAEKPLQIRHEDNLKPEGEFYTPQKPGFTPAERPIQKRPEDNLRPEGEFYVPDKQEFKAAERPTQLKPEDNLRPEGEFMIPEKEIYKPAEKTVRVVRKDNLRSEGEIIFEKKEEYQFVNRPEQVKPVDNLRPEGEFYTPEKPKYQPAEKPVQIRHKDNLKPEGEFYTPEKPGFEPAERPTQKKPQDNLRQEGEFYAPDKPDYQSADRPIAKKPEDNLRPEGEFTIPQKTPYQPAEKVERIVRKDNLRSEGEMTFETKEEYQFVVRPEQLKPTDNLKPEGEFYAPEKSKYQPAEKPLIIRREDNLKPDGEFYKPQKVDFVPADRPSPVKHEDNLKPEGEFYTPEKPGYRPAERPTQKKPLDNLRPEGEFTVPEKTTYTPAERTERIIRKDNLRTEGEMIFEVKEDYQFVNRPEQVKPIDNLKPEGEFYTPEKPMYQVSERPSQIKPEDNLRPEGAFTVPEKLVYKPAEKVERIIRKDNLRSEGEMNFERKEEYTFVIRPDQIKPTDNLKPEGDFYTPEKPKYQAAETPLVIRREDNLKPEGEFYIPEKTSYRPAERPIQKKPEDNLRTEGEFYSPEKSDYIPAERPTQKKPKDNLRPEGEFYTPGKPGYRPAEKVERIIRKDNLRTEGEMTFETKEKYEFVSRPEQVKPTDNLKPEGEFYTPEKPKFQPGERPSQVKHVDNLRPEGEFYTPQKPGYKPAERPTQKRPEDNLKPEGEFYSPDKPKFQPGERPSQVKHADNLRPEGEFYTPEKPGYKPAERPVQKRPEDNLKPEGEFYSPDKPKFQPGERPSQVKHADNLRPEGEFYTPEKPGYKPAERPVQKRPEDNLKPEGEFYSPDKPKFQPGERPSQVKHADNLRPEGEFYTPEKPGYKPAERPVQKRPEDNLKPEGEFYSPDKPKFQPGERPSQVKHADNLRPEGEFYTPEKPGYKPAERPVQKRPEDNLKPEGEFYSPDKPKFQPGERPSQVKHADNLRPEGEFYTPEKPGYKPAERPVQKRPEDNLKPEGEFYSPDKPKFQPGERPSQVKHADNLRPEGEFYTPEKPGYKPAERPVQKRPEDNLKPEGEFYSPDKPKFQPGERPSQVKHADNLRPEGEFYTPEKPGYKPAERPVQKRPEDNLKPEGEFYSPDKPKFRHGERPSQVKHADNLRPEGEFYKPEKPGYKPAERPVPKKPQDNLKSEGNIYVPEKIAFRPAEKSERIIRKDNLRTEGEIIFTEKTEYEFVKKPDQIKPTDNLRPEGEFYKVEKPSYKSGERPVVKKPKDNLKVEGEFTVPEKTSFKPAEKTKRIVRKDNLHMEGEMTFAEKNQYQYVNRPEKVVPSDNLRTEGEFYTPDKPGFKPAEKVRRVIHKDNLRMEGEMTFTETEKHVGVKRPDKIVPRNNLKPEGTFYSKEKQQYQPAERPKQVKPEDNLRPEGHMYISSTDRTDSKLLKTATEKVVVKRPVDNLKLEGTLQVSRRDDYNEKQSSRLDSTKVVQKAVRSKYSHNKSSITLGEDNAILKTTNQMNFVSGKQAIPAANVSSDKPVDGLVVVSTKKVTTVIGGRVKKEPETEYVKRQERVNVIENVAKTNNVKNIVNVENKHDEAISMTENRIRKENKMIDTRMNASSHESSSAQFKTSKIGNTSERVLSSTTMGEVTGQTHSTQCKFGEMQSASAKLNAAGSAKFMSDQTHTTQQKSTAVESCSSKTKSSSSAATVSKHFHHRRSDFTADTNVTNSVFHRKSISNDSNQIGSLTSNGKIHRKSILNLHEEPSSSVFPSERQSYSSIHRQSREQQDNNNSFLVSERRHFNTLSQSQSRDQTSKSCNVHKTSSSSGIEFPSYSKHSERTVSRRNVNQSSISLGIDGASSTTLYRSEYKTVPSTTCAIHKIKEGAFQHTRNTNEHKFFKTVKN